A stretch of DNA from Oryzomicrobium terrae:
GGGCAGCCGTCCACCGCGATGTCGAGGTGTTCGATGGCGAGCAGGCTCATGGCTGGATCTCCGGGGCGTGCGCCGGGGCCAGGCGGCGGCGCGGATCGAGGCGCTGGTGCAAACCATCGCCGAGCAGGTTGAGGCCGAGTACCGTGGTGGCGATGGCCAGCCCGGGGAACAGGGCCAGGGTGGGCGCCAGGGCGGTCAGGGTCTGGGCCTCGGCTAGCAGGCGGCCCCAGCTGGCGGTGGGGGGCTGGCTGCCCAGGCCCACATAGGAAAGCCCGGCTTCGGCGATGATGCCCAGGGAGAACTGGATGGTGGCCTGCACCACCAGCACCCCACGCAGGTTGGGCAGCAGGTGTTCCAGGGAAATGCGCAGCCGGCCCTTGCCCGCAGTGCGTGCCGCCAGCACGTATTCCCGGTGCCACAGGGACAGGGCCGCGCCCCGGGTGATGCGGGCGAACACGGGTACGTTGAAGAGGCCGATGGCGATCACCGCGTTGACCGCTCCGGGGCCGAACACGGCGGTCATCAGAATCGCCAGGAGCAGCACCGGGAAGGCAAAGAGCAGGTCGTTGGCGCGCATCAGCAGCTCATCCACCCCGCCCCCCCGGGCCGCGGCCCACAGCCCCAGGGGCGTGCCCAGGCTGAGGCCGATGGCCACCGCCAGCAGGGCCACTCCCAGGGAGGTGCGGGCACCGGCCATGAGCAGGGAGAGCACGTCCCGGCCCAGGGCGTCGGTACCCAGCCAGTGCCGGGCCGAGGGGGGCTGGAGGCGCTCGGGAATGGCCATGGCGGCCGGATCGAAGGGCGTCCACAACAGCGACAGGAGCGCCGTGGCGAGAAAGGCCAGGGTCAGGGCCGCGCCGACGGCCAGGGTCGGCGGCCAGGGGGGGCAATGCCTCCGATGGCGGCCCGGGCGCGGCACGGCCCGGGAAAGAATGGCGGTGAGGCTCACGACGGGCGCCTTTCCTTGAGACGGGGATCGACGGCCAC
This window harbors:
- a CDS encoding ABC transporter permease, whose product is MSLTAILSRAVPRPGRHRRHCPPWPPTLAVGAALTLAFLATALLSLLWTPFDPAAMAIPERLQPPSARHWLGTDALGRDVLSLLMAGARTSLGVALLAVAIGLSLGTPLGLWAAARGGGVDELLMRANDLLFAFPVLLLAILMTAVFGPGAVNAVIAIGLFNVPVFARITRGAALSLWHREYVLAARTAGKGRLRISLEHLLPNLRGVLVVQATIQFSLGIIAEAGLSYVGLGSQPPTASWGRLLAEAQTLTALAPTLALFPGLAIATTVLGLNLLGDGLHQRLDPRRRLAPAHAPEIQP